In Variovorax paradoxus, a single genomic region encodes these proteins:
- a CDS encoding SDR family oxidoreductase yields the protein MSTLAEKTYAIIGGTSGMGFALARQLVARGDRVLIGGRSREKADAAAQRLGPLAIARTVDARERDSIAAFFEGSGPLAGLFTPGSVNHSVSFREDSQEAAEAVFKAKFWGQYWAVHAALPHLAPDASVVLMSGAASVRPIGAPAYAACNAAVEGLARALALELAPIRVNCVSPGTIDSELWRNRPAEVRKAVGETWEKLTLNRRFGTVDEAAGAALFLLDNGNMNGSAIYVDGGYTLR from the coding sequence GTGAGCACACTCGCAGAAAAAACCTACGCCATCATCGGCGGCACCTCGGGCATGGGCTTCGCGCTCGCCCGGCAACTGGTCGCGCGCGGCGACCGCGTTCTCATCGGCGGGCGCTCGCGCGAGAAGGCCGACGCCGCCGCGCAGCGCCTCGGCCCGCTGGCCATCGCGCGCACCGTGGATGCCCGGGAGCGCGACTCGATCGCCGCGTTCTTCGAGGGCAGCGGGCCGCTCGCGGGCCTGTTCACGCCGGGCTCGGTCAACCACTCGGTGTCGTTCCGCGAAGACTCGCAGGAGGCGGCCGAGGCGGTGTTCAAGGCCAAGTTCTGGGGCCAGTACTGGGCGGTTCATGCCGCGCTGCCGCACCTCGCGCCCGATGCATCGGTGGTGCTGATGTCGGGCGCGGCGTCGGTGCGGCCGATCGGCGCGCCGGCCTATGCGGCATGCAACGCGGCGGTCGAGGGGCTGGCGCGCGCGCTTGCGCTGGAACTGGCGCCGATCCGCGTGAACTGCGTCTCGCCCGGCACCATCGACAGCGAACTCTGGCGCAACCGCCCGGCCGAAGTGCGCAAGGCCGTGGGCGAGACCTGGGAAAAGCTCACGCTCAACCGCCGCTTCGGCACGGTCGACGAAGCGGCCGGCGCGGCACTGTTCCTGCTCGACAACGGCAACATGAACGGCTCGGCGATCTACGTCGACGGCGGCTACACGCTGCGTTGA
- a CDS encoding putative FMN-dependent luciferase-like monooxygenase: MSDLSSGLPAPRRLGFFSRLLDDTTAAERYRLVAEQIAHAEALGFDSAWVAQHHFHEHEGGLPSPFVFLAYVASRTKRIRLGTGIVTLPLENAVRVAEDAAVLDLLSGGRLEVGVGTGGTPEAFAAFGLDSHERSAIFARQLDAVRAAWAGRPLAGGDTLYPSGAQLTERIWQATFSVSGGTRAGQAGDGLMLSRTQPRPGHAPDAPLSELQNPIVDAYLAALPAGVAPRIVGSRSVFVAETRQEALRLADIGLRRSAARFAASGQAGLADRAGPRASLEELIAAYDVHVGSPDDVIASLRADSTLDRVTDLVCQVHSVDPPHAAILRSIELIATEVAPALGIHSSSTLRETA; this comes from the coding sequence TTGTCAGACCTTTCTTCCGGACTTCCCGCGCCACGGCGCCTGGGCTTCTTCAGCCGCCTGCTCGACGACACGACGGCCGCCGAACGCTACCGGCTCGTTGCGGAGCAGATCGCGCATGCCGAAGCCCTGGGCTTCGACTCCGCATGGGTGGCGCAGCACCACTTCCATGAACACGAGGGCGGCCTGCCGTCGCCTTTTGTCTTCCTCGCTTATGTGGCCTCGCGCACGAAGCGGATTCGCCTGGGCACCGGCATCGTCACGCTGCCGCTCGAAAACGCGGTGCGCGTGGCGGAAGACGCCGCCGTGCTCGACCTGCTTTCGGGCGGCCGGCTCGAAGTGGGGGTCGGCACCGGTGGCACGCCAGAGGCGTTCGCGGCCTTCGGGCTCGACAGCCACGAGCGCTCGGCCATCTTCGCGCGGCAGCTCGATGCGGTGCGCGCGGCATGGGCCGGCCGGCCACTGGCGGGCGGCGACACGCTGTACCCCTCGGGTGCGCAGTTGACGGAGCGCATCTGGCAGGCCACCTTCTCCGTGAGTGGAGGCACCCGCGCGGGACAGGCCGGCGACGGCCTGATGCTGTCGCGCACACAGCCGCGCCCCGGCCATGCGCCCGATGCGCCGCTTTCCGAACTGCAGAACCCCATCGTCGATGCCTACCTGGCGGCGCTGCCGGCCGGCGTGGCGCCACGCATCGTCGGCTCGCGCAGCGTGTTCGTGGCCGAGACCCGGCAGGAGGCGCTGCGGCTGGCCGACATCGGCCTGCGCCGCTCGGCCGCGCGTTTTGCCGCCTCGGGCCAGGCCGGGCTGGCGGACCGCGCGGGACCGCGGGCGTCGCTCGAGGAACTGATCGCCGCCTACGACGTGCATGTGGGCTCGCCCGACGACGTGATCGCCTCGCTGCGCGCCGACAGCACGCTCGACCGCGTGACCGACCTGGTCTGCCAGGTGCATTCGGTCGATCCGCCGCACGCGGCCATCCTGCGCTCCATCGAGCTGATCGCGACCGAGGTCGCGCCGGCGCTGGGCATCCACTCTTCATCCACGCTTCGCGAGACCGCATGA
- a CDS encoding CMD domain protein, with translation MNAVASPPSSSDSATPDVIDALVGIASSDHLDHVRRGREQARTHAQQSYLSLFEPTPPVVGNFDIADRFAIAAFVAALHGHAGVTRFYAEQLAGQGARAGVADAIAAEAKRGAAQGPYGSYQAGPLSAEDTAGPSYAVSDAHRELLGELLSAALAHAHLLVFHPRDASPAALQALLDAGWSSTGIVTLSQLVAFLAFQIRVVTGLQALAQRPATSID, from the coding sequence ATGAACGCCGTTGCTTCTCCTCCTTCGTCTTCCGACTCCGCCACACCCGATGTGATCGACGCCCTCGTCGGCATTGCATCGAGCGACCATCTCGACCACGTCCGCCGGGGCCGCGAGCAGGCCCGCACCCATGCGCAGCAGAGCTACCTCTCGCTGTTCGAGCCGACGCCGCCGGTGGTCGGCAACTTCGACATCGCCGACCGCTTCGCGATCGCCGCCTTCGTGGCCGCGCTGCACGGCCATGCGGGCGTGACGCGCTTCTATGCGGAGCAACTGGCCGGGCAGGGCGCCCGCGCGGGCGTGGCCGATGCGATTGCCGCCGAGGCAAAACGCGGCGCCGCGCAAGGCCCGTACGGCAGCTACCAGGCGGGCCCGCTCAGCGCCGAAGACACGGCCGGCCCCTCGTATGCCGTGAGCGACGCTCACCGCGAACTGCTCGGCGAGCTTCTCTCCGCAGCGCTCGCGCATGCGCACCTGCTGGTGTTCCATCCGCGAGACGCCAGCCCGGCCGCCCTGCAGGCGCTGCTGGACGCCGGCTGGAGCAGCACCGGCATCGTCACGCTGTCGCAACTGGTGGCGTTCCTCGCATTCCAGATCCGTGTCGTCACCGGCCTGCAGGCACTGGCGCAACGTCCCGCAACCTCCATCGACTGA
- a CDS encoding alkylhydroperoxidase domain protein — MSNRESTLIYPDNTHPTVFTQAQLEWLPWLEPLPEAELTERHFAGLVDAARAKSPYFRLLARDPDILGARTRTDKDIFYNPEAGLPRAERELSAAAASRYNGCIYCASVHARFASHFSHRTEDVQRLLDEGTGAELGERWNTIVAASVALSSTPSAFGVEHIDQLRAQGLDDLAIADVIHGAAFFNWANRLMLSLGEPQA, encoded by the coding sequence ATGAGCAACCGCGAATCGACCCTGATCTATCCCGACAACACGCACCCGACCGTCTTCACCCAGGCGCAGCTCGAATGGCTGCCCTGGCTGGAGCCGCTGCCCGAGGCCGAGCTGACCGAGCGCCACTTCGCCGGACTGGTGGACGCGGCGCGCGCCAAGTCGCCGTACTTCCGGCTGCTGGCGCGCGACCCGGACATCCTGGGCGCCCGCACGCGCACCGACAAGGACATCTTCTACAACCCCGAAGCCGGCCTGCCGCGCGCCGAGCGCGAGCTGTCGGCGGCCGCGGCTTCGCGCTACAACGGCTGCATCTATTGCGCGTCGGTGCATGCGCGCTTCGCCTCGCATTTCTCGCACCGCACCGAAGACGTGCAGCGGCTGCTCGACGAAGGCACCGGCGCCGAACTGGGCGAGCGCTGGAACACCATCGTCGCGGCCTCGGTGGCGCTGTCGTCCACGCCCTCGGCCTTCGGCGTCGAGCACATCGACCAGTTGCGCGCGCAAGGACTGGACGACCTGGCGATTGCCGACGTGATCCATGGCGCGGCCTTCTTCAACTGGGCCAATCGGCTGATGCTTTCGCTGGGTGAGCCGCAGGCCTGA
- a CDS encoding NAD(P)/FAD-dependent oxidoreductase, with protein MPRTVVIGCGISAAAYLLSANRNLGTVIGTGGPDLWQQIAPTHRMGQPTPLLTGNLLNAPRGFSTRPQPGTTPFMQAGDFANLVEYHFRSNTHFQFPGSLVDSIKRLPNGQYEVRGRVWGASLTIVCDNVIIAVGPGPARPLMVGENGDIGVDVRGLDGYVVGGTEFMSPNWQMPRGEAMRNRTVAVYGGSATAAWVVELAQMRGMNVVRWFTRPGTGTDAWNVDIRFEAAFPAGSRNTEVRQSTREQRAVLKLTAIKIIRPHEGSPFLGLTFLDEAGHVVRLAVDLLVYALGAAHTRDTGIRAMLDRDTQAQLVAYYDRNLAISARPSLLAVGTGDGSLMIVGSAMCSVAGFGNDMTLQGDPTRTLATLGRYTDISNSLPPAARPPEGIGMIMAGIEALNEFMPVRATGRLIAVYRKPHGQGLGFHDVAFAWNINYNTSNRTQLAAFLASTTDLPAFAANVAVALIVKLRTRAGNVLGLSDGQVQLIVWTALCYAHALAALNRDLEGTRLSSDRNHGADRFIDMCVDYMTTEHTHVAYWAHYGINC; from the coding sequence ATGCCTCGTACCGTTGTCATCGGCTGCGGAATTTCGGCCGCTGCTTACTTGTTGTCCGCCAACCGCAACCTGGGCACCGTGATCGGCACGGGCGGTCCGGACCTCTGGCAACAGATCGCTCCTACCCACAGGATGGGTCAGCCCACTCCGCTTCTGACAGGCAACCTGCTCAACGCGCCGCGAGGGTTCAGCACAAGGCCGCAACCGGGCACGACGCCCTTCATGCAGGCAGGCGATTTTGCGAATCTGGTGGAGTACCACTTCAGAAGCAACACGCACTTCCAGTTTCCGGGCTCACTGGTCGACAGCATCAAGCGTTTGCCGAACGGGCAGTACGAGGTTCGTGGGCGGGTATGGGGCGCAAGCCTGACCATTGTTTGCGACAACGTGATCATTGCCGTCGGGCCTGGGCCTGCACGCCCGCTGATGGTTGGCGAAAACGGTGACATCGGCGTGGATGTGCGAGGGCTCGACGGATACGTTGTAGGTGGCACCGAGTTCATGTCACCCAACTGGCAGATGCCGCGCGGGGAAGCCATGCGCAACAGGACCGTTGCGGTCTATGGCGGTTCCGCCACCGCGGCATGGGTGGTCGAGCTGGCACAGATGCGAGGGATGAATGTGGTGCGCTGGTTCACTCGCCCGGGTACCGGCACCGATGCCTGGAACGTCGATATCCGCTTCGAAGCCGCGTTTCCCGCGGGTTCGAGAAACACCGAAGTCAGGCAGAGCACCCGAGAACAGCGCGCCGTGTTGAAGTTGACGGCAATCAAGATCATCCGGCCGCACGAGGGCTCGCCATTTCTGGGCCTCACGTTCCTTGACGAGGCCGGTCATGTGGTCAGGCTTGCGGTGGACTTGCTTGTGTACGCGCTCGGTGCCGCACACACCAGGGACACAGGCATCCGTGCGATGCTGGACCGAGATACGCAGGCGCAGCTGGTGGCCTACTATGACCGCAACCTCGCGATCAGCGCCCGGCCTTCGCTGCTGGCCGTGGGCACGGGCGACGGGTCTCTGATGATCGTGGGTTCGGCCATGTGCAGCGTGGCCGGTTTTGGCAACGACATGACGCTCCAGGGCGACCCGACCCGAACACTCGCCACGCTGGGCCGCTACACCGACATCAGCAATTCCCTGCCGCCCGCGGCCCGGCCGCCCGAAGGCATCGGCATGATCATGGCCGGCATCGAAGCCTTGAACGAGTTCATGCCTGTCAGAGCCACCGGACGCCTCATCGCGGTCTACAGAAAGCCGCACGGCCAGGGTCTTGGCTTTCATGACGTCGCGTTTGCATGGAACATCAACTACAACACCAGCAATCGAACCCAACTGGCGGCGTTTCTTGCAAGCACCACAGACTTGCCGGCCTTCGCGGCCAATGTCGCCGTGGCGCTGATTGTCAAGCTGCGCACCCGTGCCGGAAACGTGCTGGGCCTCAGCGACGGACAGGTACAACTGATCGTCTGGACAGCACTGTGCTATGCCCATGCACTGGCGGCGCTGAACCGCGACCTGGAAGGCACGCGTCTAAGCTCGGACAGGAACCATGGCGCGGACCGGTTCATCGACATGTGCGTGGACTACATGACCACTGAGCACACGCACGTCGCCTACTGGGCGCACTACGGGATCAACTGCTGA
- a CDS encoding dodecin, with product MSNHVYKTLELTGSSPKGVEDAVQTAIAKAHETVRNIQWFTVTETRGHVVDGKVAHWQVTLKIGFTLE from the coding sequence ATGTCCAACCATGTCTACAAAACACTCGAACTGACAGGCTCGTCGCCAAAGGGCGTCGAAGACGCAGTGCAGACCGCCATCGCCAAGGCGCACGAGACGGTGCGCAACATCCAGTGGTTCACCGTGACCGAGACGCGCGGCCACGTGGTCGACGGCAAGGTCGCGCACTGGCAGGTGACGTTGAAGATCGGCTTTACGCTGGAGTGA
- a CDS encoding c-type cytochrome, whose translation MNASPEAGWLNQLIGLLQNTQLQLLRLLDALGLVAQAHGQRAWPWAQRLSGENLLIDLGQARRLGLTVVVLAAALLVLVLALLWRRRRIWLLALATLLVVLAPWPDANVVLVPAYPTSFQRSPTGFTADSIERGRVLYAAQCVACHGADGLGQGPLAAVQPVWPPNLAGPLLWRRADGDLLWHVLNGMRDQRGSPTMPAFGRRISDDDAWALIDFMKAQGAGQSLRAAGLWTQPIAPPDVAVQCADKPPRMLSDWRGQRLRIVAAGGQPLLEDPRLVTVFLAEDSATAASHAGDCVAESASAWAAFSLIAATPQLAGTQLIVDRDGWLRARGEPGKGAWSDDDLLCRTEQAPRATPGPIPLPPDGLGALIARMDAEPVRFVKGGFVH comes from the coding sequence ATGAACGCCTCCCCCGAGGCCGGCTGGCTCAACCAGCTGATCGGCCTGCTGCAGAACACGCAGCTGCAGCTGCTGCGCCTGCTGGATGCACTCGGCCTCGTGGCGCAGGCACACGGCCAGCGCGCATGGCCGTGGGCGCAACGTCTGTCGGGCGAGAACCTGCTGATCGACCTCGGGCAGGCGCGCAGGCTCGGGCTCACCGTGGTCGTGCTCGCGGCGGCGTTGCTGGTGCTGGTGCTCGCGCTGCTGTGGCGGCGCCGGCGCATCTGGCTGCTGGCGCTGGCCACGCTGCTGGTCGTGCTGGCCCCGTGGCCCGACGCCAACGTGGTGCTGGTACCCGCCTATCCGACCAGCTTCCAGCGCTCGCCCACCGGCTTCACCGCCGACAGCATCGAACGCGGGCGCGTGCTCTACGCGGCGCAATGCGTGGCCTGCCACGGCGCCGACGGCCTGGGCCAGGGCCCGCTGGCGGCCGTGCAGCCAGTGTGGCCACCCAATCTTGCCGGACCGCTGCTGTGGCGCCGCGCCGATGGCGACCTGCTGTGGCATGTGCTGAACGGCATGCGCGACCAGCGCGGTTCGCCGACCATGCCCGCCTTCGGCCGCAGGATCAGCGACGACGATGCATGGGCGCTCATCGACTTCATGAAAGCCCAGGGCGCCGGCCAGAGCCTGCGCGCGGCCGGCCTGTGGACCCAACCCATCGCGCCGCCCGACGTGGCCGTGCAATGCGCCGACAAGCCGCCGCGCATGTTGAGCGACTGGCGCGGCCAGCGGCTGCGGATCGTCGCGGCCGGCGGGCAGCCCCTGCTCGAAGATCCGCGCCTGGTCACCGTGTTTCTCGCGGAAGACAGTGCCACCGCGGCCTCGCACGCGGGCGATTGCGTCGCCGAATCGGCGAGCGCCTGGGCCGCGTTCTCGCTCATCGCCGCCACGCCGCAACTGGCGGGCACGCAATTGATCGTCGACCGCGACGGCTGGCTGCGCGCGCGTGGCGAACCCGGCAAAGGCGCATGGAGCGACGACGATTTGCTGTGCCGCACCGAACAGGCGCCGCGCGCCACGCCGGGCCCCATTCCGCTGCCACCCGACGGCCTCGGCGCGCTCATCGCGCGCATGGACGCCGAACCCGTGCGCTTCGTGAAAGGCGGCTTCGTTCATTGA
- a CDS encoding ABC transporter ATP-binding protein — protein sequence MVSTLASSSAAQATGTGGAHIGIQGVSHWFEVSGGVLQVLDGIDLQVRPGEFVALLGPSGCGKSTLLRLVAGLEPATTGSITQDGEPITRPDPSRIVVFQDPTLYPWRSVWDNVALGLQARGVLKAQRGRVDEALRLVGLTDFAKAFPHQLSGGMAQRVALARALVNDPQLLVLDEPLGKLDSLTRIAMQSELVNLWQRAGFSALLVTHDVEEALFLANRVIVLSDRPARIAAELVVDLPYPRHRGDPRLAELRHEALKHLGLDATW from the coding sequence ATGGTGAGCACGCTGGCCTCCTCCTCCGCTGCTCAGGCCACGGGCACGGGTGGCGCGCACATCGGCATTCAAGGCGTGAGCCACTGGTTCGAGGTGTCCGGCGGCGTGCTGCAGGTGCTCGACGGCATCGACCTGCAGGTGCGGCCCGGCGAATTCGTCGCGCTGCTGGGGCCCAGCGGTTGCGGCAAGTCGACGCTGCTGCGGCTCGTGGCCGGGCTGGAGCCCGCCACCACCGGCAGCATCACGCAGGACGGCGAGCCGATCACGCGGCCCGACCCGTCGCGCATCGTCGTGTTCCAGGACCCCACGCTCTACCCCTGGCGCAGCGTGTGGGACAACGTGGCGCTCGGCCTGCAGGCGCGCGGCGTGTTGAAGGCGCAGCGCGGCCGCGTCGACGAGGCGCTCAGGCTCGTGGGGCTGACCGACTTCGCCAAGGCATTTCCGCATCAGCTTTCGGGTGGCATGGCGCAGCGCGTGGCGCTGGCGCGCGCGCTGGTCAACGACCCGCAATTGCTGGTGCTCGACGAGCCGCTGGGCAAGCTCGATTCGCTCACGCGCATCGCGATGCAGAGCGAGCTGGTCAACCTGTGGCAGCGCGCCGGTTTCTCCGCGCTGCTGGTCACGCACGACGTGGAAGAGGCGCTGTTCCTGGCCAACCGCGTGATCGTGCTGAGCGACCGGCCCGCGCGCATCGCGGCGGAACTGGTGGTCGACCTGCCCTACCCGCGCCATCGCGGCGATCCGCGCCTGGCCGAGCTGCGGCACGAGGCGCTCAAGCACCTGGGTCTCGACGCCACGTGGTGA
- a CDS encoding ABC transporter permease has protein sequence MTTAERFIEAPRLPRAPSPVVAAAAAEAAPPRAAAGPGGLWATGLLAAAAWVALGLLTLLWPNKEVGFSDWAFTREFGVAALVVAALLLAVSVLGARAGRLAQALRPAGQWLVALAVVLALWETFTAKLGLLPSPFFAPPQSLIDVVHEDWQRLGLSTAYSLRLLANGFVLGALVGFGTGVAVGWSRIAGYWVHPLLRFLGPVPASALLPLAFFFAPSSYSAAVFLVGLATFFPVAVLTWSGVASVGKSYYDVARTLGASERFLVLRVAIPAALPQVFVGLFMGLGASFSVLITAEMMGVKAGLGWYLQWAQGWAAYANMYAALFVMAVLCSGLITLLFKVRDRVLSWQKGTVKW, from the coding sequence ATGACCACCGCCGAACGATTCATCGAGGCGCCGCGCCTGCCGCGGGCGCCTTCTCCTGTCGTAGCCGCAGCCGCTGCCGAGGCAGCGCCGCCTCGGGCCGCCGCGGGGCCCGGCGGCCTCTGGGCCACCGGCCTGCTGGCGGCCGCCGCATGGGTCGCGCTGGGCCTGCTCACGCTGCTGTGGCCCAACAAGGAAGTGGGCTTCAGCGACTGGGCCTTCACCCGCGAATTCGGCGTTGCTGCGCTCGTCGTGGCGGCGCTGCTGCTCGCGGTCTCGGTGCTCGGCGCGCGCGCGGGCCGCCTGGCGCAGGCGCTGCGGCCCGCCGGGCAATGGCTGGTCGCGCTCGCCGTGGTGCTCGCGCTGTGGGAGACCTTCACCGCCAAGCTCGGCCTGCTGCCCTCGCCCTTTTTCGCGCCACCGCAGAGCCTGATCGACGTGGTGCATGAAGACTGGCAGCGGCTGGGCCTGTCGACCGCGTATTCGCTGCGCCTGCTGGCCAACGGCTTCGTGCTGGGCGCGCTGGTCGGCTTCGGCACCGGCGTGGCGGTGGGCTGGTCGCGCATCGCGGGGTACTGGGTGCATCCGCTGCTGCGCTTCCTGGGGCCGGTGCCGGCCTCGGCGCTGCTGCCGCTGGCCTTCTTCTTCGCGCCTTCGAGCTATTCGGCGGCCGTGTTCCTGGTGGGCCTGGCGACCTTCTTTCCCGTGGCGGTGCTCACCTGGTCGGGCGTGGCCTCGGTCGGCAAGAGCTACTACGACGTGGCGCGCACGCTGGGCGCGTCGGAGCGCTTCCTGGTGCTGAGGGTGGCGATTCCCGCCGCGTTGCCGCAGGTGTTCGTCGGGCTCTTCATGGGGTTGGGCGCATCGTTCTCGGTGCTGATCACCGCCGAGATGATGGGCGTGAAAGCAGGCCTCGGCTGGTACTTGCAGTGGGCACAGGGCTGGGCGGCCTACGCGAACATGTACGCGGCATTGTTCGTCATGGCGGTACTGTGCTCGGGCCTCATCACGCTGCTCTTCAAGGTGCGCGACCGCGTGCTGTCGTGGCAGAAAGGCACCGTCAAATGGTGA
- a CDS encoding ABC transporter substrate-binding protein, giving the protein MTVPLDQLPSSRRSVLQAGAAAAIVGSGALLASVARSQPRKLTFAWSQAGFCLAPVPVALERGFFEKNGLDVELLNWAGSSDQMLEALATGKADLGVGLIHRWVKPLEAGFDVKVVGSVHGGCLRLVGAKAAGVTAELASLKGKTIGVSDQNSPARQFYAIHLAKKGIDVDKDVDWRVYPADLLDVAVKKGEIQAIADGDPNVFLIEKRNPGVFTEIANSAKGEYAERLCCIVGARGELARNDKPRAAAVVRALAQASDYVSENPNESARIYSKYAPKVALEDLQRLLGELTYKHHPAGKALRNEVEAFATDFRNAGILKKSTDVARFANHVSLDVLA; this is encoded by the coding sequence ATGACTGTTCCTCTCGATCAATTGCCGTCCTCGCGCCGCAGCGTGCTGCAGGCCGGCGCCGCGGCCGCCATCGTCGGCTCCGGCGCCCTGCTCGCCTCGGTGGCGCGCTCGCAGCCGCGCAAGCTCACTTTCGCCTGGAGCCAGGCCGGCTTCTGCCTGGCCCCGGTGCCGGTGGCGCTGGAGCGCGGCTTCTTCGAGAAGAACGGGCTCGACGTCGAACTGCTGAACTGGGCCGGCTCGTCCGACCAGATGCTGGAAGCGCTGGCCACCGGCAAGGCCGACCTGGGCGTGGGCCTGATCCACCGCTGGGTGAAGCCGCTGGAAGCGGGCTTCGACGTGAAGGTGGTCGGCAGCGTGCACGGCGGCTGCCTGCGCCTGGTGGGCGCCAAGGCCGCGGGCGTGACCGCCGAGCTCGCCAGCCTCAAGGGCAAGACCATCGGCGTGTCGGACCAGAACAGCCCGGCCAGGCAGTTCTACGCCATCCACCTCGCCAAGAAAGGCATCGACGTCGACAAGGACGTCGATTGGCGCGTGTACCCGGCCGACCTGCTCGACGTGGCCGTGAAGAAGGGCGAGATCCAGGCGATTGCCGACGGCGACCCGAACGTGTTCCTCATCGAGAAGCGCAACCCCGGCGTGTTCACCGAGATCGCCAACAGCGCCAAGGGCGAATACGCCGAGCGCCTGTGCTGCATCGTCGGCGCGCGCGGCGAGTTGGCGCGCAACGACAAGCCGCGCGCCGCCGCCGTGGTGCGCGCGCTGGCGCAGGCTTCCGACTACGTGTCGGAGAACCCCAACGAGTCGGCGCGCATCTATTCGAAGTACGCGCCCAAGGTCGCGCTCGAAGACCTGCAGCGGCTGCTGGGCGAGCTGACCTACAAGCACCATCCGGCCGGCAAGGCGCTGCGCAACGAGGTCGAAGCCTTCGCCACCGACTTCCGCAATGCGGGCATCCTGAAAAAGAGCACCGACGTGGCGCGCTTCGCCAACCACGTGTCGCTGGACGTGCTGGCATGA
- a CDS encoding LysR family transcriptional regulator: protein MIQIEDMQLAAALLREPSLSAAARALDVTPPALSMRLRKLEATLGLSLASRTARRLSLTSEGERFAREAAALLGQIEGLRESMQRDDKRLTGTLRIAAPFGYGRQYVAPMLARFARLHPGLRVQLDLRETPWPDRHDADAVIHIGAVRDSSWVARTLSANERWLCASPAYLRRHGEPRTPRDVLTHACICIRENDEDVTLWHVRPAADAANAAEGKRAAARETLRVSPAYVTNDGGVARQWAEQGMGLVLRSEWDAADAVARGTLVRVLPGWRFDSAPVTLLVPTRKGRTARVAAIVDFLVESFGSGAR, encoded by the coding sequence ATGATCCAGATCGAGGACATGCAGCTCGCCGCCGCACTGCTGCGCGAGCCTTCGCTGAGCGCGGCGGCGCGGGCACTCGACGTCACGCCGCCGGCGCTGTCGATGCGGCTGCGCAAGCTCGAGGCCACGCTCGGCCTTTCGCTGGCCAGCCGCACGGCGCGCCGCCTCAGCCTCACGTCCGAGGGCGAGCGCTTCGCGCGCGAGGCCGCCGCGCTGCTCGGGCAGATCGAGGGCCTGCGCGAATCCATGCAGCGCGACGACAAGCGGCTCACGGGCACGCTGCGCATCGCCGCGCCCTTCGGCTACGGCCGCCAGTACGTGGCGCCGATGCTGGCGCGCTTCGCCAGGCTGCATCCGGGCCTGCGCGTGCAACTCGACCTGCGCGAGACCCCATGGCCCGACCGGCACGACGCCGACGCCGTGATCCACATCGGCGCGGTGCGCGATTCGTCGTGGGTGGCGCGCACGCTGAGCGCCAACGAGCGCTGGCTGTGCGCCAGCCCCGCCTACCTGCGCCGGCACGGCGAGCCGCGCACGCCCCGCGACGTGTTGACGCATGCCTGCATCTGCATCCGCGAGAACGACGAAGACGTCACGCTGTGGCACGTGCGCCCGGCCGCGGATGCCGCCAATGCCGCCGAGGGAAAGCGCGCCGCCGCCCGCGAGACCCTGCGCGTGTCGCCGGCCTATGTGACCAACGACGGCGGCGTGGCCCGTCAGTGGGCCGAACAGGGCATGGGCCTGGTGCTGCGCTCCGAATGGGACGCGGCCGATGCCGTGGCGCGCGGCACGCTGGTGCGCGTGCTGCCCGGCTGGCGCTTCGACAGCGCGCCGGTCACGCTGCTGGTACCCACCCGGAAAGGGCGTACGGCTCGGGTGGCGGCCATCGTCGATTTCCTGGTGGAGAGCTTCGGCAGCGGCGCGCGCTGA
- a CDS encoding HAD family hydrolase has translation MQTPIAPPRYPRAVLFDLLTALLDSWTVWNAAAGSEEKGRAWRAEYLRLTYGCGAYVPYEQLVKDAARNTGMAVTAPDALEAQWDTLPAWDGARELLQALKPHCKLGVATNCSRRLGHRAAALLGIEWDAVVTSEEAGFYKPDPRPYRMALERMGVTPQESAFVAGSGYDMFGTSVVGLRTYWHNRVGLALPPGAPAPELQGPTLAPALPWLQSFTNKA, from the coding sequence ATGCAAACACCCATCGCCCCGCCGCGCTATCCCCGTGCCGTGCTGTTCGACCTGCTCACCGCGCTGCTCGATTCCTGGACCGTCTGGAACGCCGCCGCCGGCTCTGAAGAAAAGGGCCGCGCATGGCGCGCCGAGTACCTGCGCCTGACCTACGGCTGCGGCGCCTATGTGCCCTACGAGCAACTGGTGAAAGACGCCGCGCGCAACACCGGCATGGCCGTCACCGCCCCCGACGCGCTCGAAGCCCAATGGGACACGCTGCCCGCCTGGGACGGCGCGCGCGAACTGCTGCAGGCGCTCAAGCCGCATTGCAAGCTGGGCGTGGCCACCAATTGCTCGCGCCGGCTGGGCCATCGCGCGGCGGCGCTGCTGGGCATCGAGTGGGACGCCGTCGTCACCTCGGAAGAGGCCGGCTTCTACAAACCCGATCCGCGCCCGTACCGCATGGCGCTCGAACGCATGGGCGTGACGCCGCAGGAGTCGGCCTTCGTCGCCGGCTCGGGCTACGACATGTTCGGCACTTCGGTGGTCGGCCTGCGCACCTACTGGCACAACCGCGTCGGGCTGGCGCTGCCGCCGGGCGCACCGGCACCCGAACTGCAGGGCCCGACGCTCGCGCCGGCGCTGCCGTGGCTGCAATCCTTCACCAACAAGGCATGA